The following are encoded together in the Astyanax mexicanus isolate ESR-SI-001 chromosome 8, AstMex3_surface, whole genome shotgun sequence genome:
- the irf4a gene encoding interferon regulatory factor 4a isoform X1: protein MSGHHCRMRPLAGMNLDGDCSMSVSCGNGKLRQWLIEQIDSGEYPGLVWENDEKTIFRIPWKHAGKQDYNRDEDAALFKAWALFKGKYREGVDKPDPPTWKTRLRCALNKSNDFDELVERSQLDISDPYKVYRIIPEGAKRGAKSNSIEDTSAHVTSLGYSTYPLQPQMSSYMLSPERRDWRDYGTDHPHHQPPHAELPYCPPYPPARPLQWHAPPCDNGYQISGSFYTYTPTESHPVSVDPSMRSAEAMAISDFRLHVSLYYRESLVKEVTTSSPEGCRISSSSTPGSPSSPSSPCPEDRLYSGAEPVLFPFPYPQSQRRGADKLPNVLERGVLLWLTPDGLYAKRLCQGRVYWEGPLAPYSDKPNKLEKEQTCKLMDTQQFLSELQGYIHHGRPMPRYQVVLCFGDEYPDPQRQSKMITAQVEPMFARQLLYFAGQTNGHYLRGYELPSQGALPVEDYQRSLQHMQE from the exons ATGTCCGGTCACCACTGTCGCATGCGTCCTTTGGCAGGCATGAATTTAGATGGGGACTGCAGCATGTCAGTCAGTTGTGGCAATGGCAAGCTTAGGCAGTGGCTCATCGAGCAGATTGATAGCGGGGAATATCCCGGCCTGGTCTGGGAGAATGACGAGAAAACCATTTTCAGGATACCCTGGAAACACGCGGGAAAGCAGGACTACAACCGCGACGAGGATGCTGCGCTCTTCAAG GCCTGGGCTCTGTTTAAGGGGAAATACAGGGAAGGCGTGGACAAGCCGGACCCTCCGACGTGGAAGACCAGGCTCCGCTGTGCCCTCAACAAGAGCAACGACTTTGACGAGCTGGTGGAGAGGAGCCAGCTGGACATATCAGACCCTTATAAAGTCTACAGGATCATCCCTGAAGGAGCAAAGAGAG gtgCCAAATCCAACAGCATTGAGGACACCTCGGCTCACGTGACGTCGCTTGGTTATTCTACTTATCCTCTTCAGCCGCAG ATGTCAAGCTACATGTTATCCCCAGAAAGGAGAGACTGGAGAGATTACGGCACAGACCACCCTCACCACCAGCCCCCCCACGCAGAGCTGCCCTACTGCCCTCCGTACCCACCGGCTCGGCCTCTACAGTGGCACGCGCCACCCTGCGACAACG GTTATCAGATATCTGGCTCGTTTTATACCTACACCCCAACAGAGTCACATCCCGTCTCAGTGGACCCCAGCATGAGATCAGCGGAGGCCATGGCCATCTCTG ACTTCCGTCTGCACGTGTCCCTCTATTATCGGGAGTCCCTGGTGAAGGAGGTGACCACGTCGAGTCCTGAAGGCTGCCGGATCTCCTCCTCATCTACTCCAGGTTCCCCTTCCTCCCCTTCCTCCCCGTGCCCGGAGGACAGGCTGTACAGCGGGGCGGAGCCGGTGCTGTTCCCCTTCCCCTACCCCCAGTCGCAGCGGCGCGGCGCCGACAAGCTGCCCAACGTGCTGGAGCGGGGCGTCCTGCTGTGGTTGACCCCCGACGGACTTTACGCTAAGCGCCTGTGCCAGGGCAGGGTGTACTGGGAGGGGCCACTGGCACCGTACTCTGACAAACCAAACAAGCTGGAGAAAGAGCAGACCTGCAAACTGATGGATACACAGCAGTTCCTCTCAG AATTACAGGGTTATATCCATCATGGACGTCCCATGCCGAGGTACCAGGTGGTGCTGTGCTTTGGAGACGAGTATCCAGATCCGCAGCGACAGAGCAAGATGATCACAGCTCAG